The following coding sequences lie in one Oscillospiraceae bacterium genomic window:
- a CDS encoding alpha/beta hydrolase produces MKHTYTSYYLDCPLVKGRVFDVFEPKTITKDAALFIVHGGGWRAGSRESFHEIMQAFNDRGYIVASTDYRLYAKDAFEQISDIRQAYDRFVTLLKEKKRPLKIAVYGESAGAHLASMVICTQPDSDTALENEWIVPAMGILQATPYDFLPREYMMSQTWAMFTSIAGVPYETHPEIYERLSLKNHINESNPPLFFMEAEYENMFPSDLTHELYEKHLLWGIPSQWKVYEKMEHGFFYELRRQAQLEAFEDICEFMDNR; encoded by the coding sequence ATGAAACACACATATACTTCCTACTACCTTGACTGTCCTTTGGTCAAAGGACGTGTTTTTGACGTGTTCGAGCCCAAGACCATCACAAAGGATGCGGCGCTTTTCATAGTCCACGGCGGCGGATGGCGTGCAGGAAGCCGCGAGTCCTTCCACGAAATAATGCAGGCCTTCAATGACCGCGGATATATAGTCGCCTCCACCGATTACCGCCTGTATGCAAAGGACGCCTTTGAGCAGATTTCCGACATCCGTCAGGCTTATGACCGCTTTGTCACTTTGCTGAAAGAGAAAAAAAGACCGCTTAAAATAGCTGTTTACGGTGAATCGGCAGGTGCCCACCTTGCATCCATGGTTATCTGCACTCAGCCCGACAGTGACACAGCACTTGAAAACGAATGGATAGTGCCCGCCATGGGTATTTTGCAGGCGACACCATATGATTTTCTGCCCCGTGAGTATATGATGAGCCAAACCTGGGCAATGTTCACAAGCATCGCGGGTGTGCCATACGAAACCCACCCCGAGATTTACGAGCGGTTATCCCTCAAAAACCATATAAACGAAAGCAATCCGCCCTTATTTTTTATGGAGGCGGAGTATGAAAACATGTTCCCGTCAGACCTGACACACGAGCTTTACGAGAAACACCTTTTATGGGGCATCCCCTCGCAATGGAAGGTGTACGAAAAAATGGAGCACGGCTTCTTTTACGAGCTCAGACGTCAAGCCCAGCTTGAAGCCTTTGAGGATATCTGTGAATTTATGGACAACAGGTAA